CCAAATAGCCAGGCGCGATAGCATTGACGTTGATCCTGTGGGAAGCATAATCGCAGGCCACCTGTCGCGTCAAGTTGATCACCGCGCCTTTGGTAGCGCAGTAAGCGGGCTCAGAGGGGCCACCTATGAGTCCGTGAATGGAAGCAATCTGGATGATGGTACCTCGTGAGCCACGTGCCCCCTTGTCGCCAGTTTGACGGCCGACCGTGGAGGTTGGGGAACCGGTCTGGGCGGCGTATGTTGCACGAAGCGGTACACTGGTGGGAACGTCATTAAAGCTGTCCAAGTCCTGCTCAAGGTCAGCTGGAAAAGCGATGGGTTCTTGTTTCAGCATCTGCTGGACAGCCAGTTTGGTGCCCAACCAAACGCCCTTGATGTTGATCTGCATCATCTTTTCGAGCACATGGACGCATTCGTGCTCGATACCACCGGAAAACGCTGTGATGCCGGCATTATTGACCAGGATATCGAGCCGTGCATTGGTGCTGAAAGAAACGCTCGTATCGATCGCAGCTTTGAAGTCGGCTTCAGAGGTGACGTCGAGTCGCTGGAAGTGAGCGTGTCCACCGAGTTTATTGATCAGCTGGTGAGTGGGAACATGACGAGAGCCTTCGCAACGGGAGTTTTGGGCGCCGAGCGGGTCAGGTTGCAGGTCTGTACAGAGAATGCTAGCGCCGGCGCGAGCGAGGTGCAGTGCGGTCTGCCTGCCGATGCCAGAGGAGGAGCCAGTGATGAGTGCGGTTCGACCTACGAGGCTGAGCGAAGGAGGAAGCGCTTTTGCGAATTTGGCAAACGACATGACCAAGGGGTCGAGCTGAGTTCAAGATGTTGGTTGATAAGCGGATCGCGGGATGGTGACAGCGCGTTAGCAAGGGACGTCTCTCTCAGCAAAGACAGTTTCAGGTGATACACCAGGAGCGCAAATCGAAGCTGCGGCTGAATCAGCTCAGATCGACACGCGGTACAGCCGAAGCGTGCTACGCAGGGACTGAAAAATGGGCGAGGTCGGCAGAGCCATGGCCATCacaatcttgaatgtgACAAGGGGTGTTCGGATGTTGCGACTCTTCTGGATCCGTGATTCTGTTGTTGCAAGCTTGGCATAATGCAGACGAGCGGAGGGTCGAGGGTCGTGGGTGCAACTCTCAATTGTGATTC
This Mycosarcoma maydis chromosome 11, whole genome shotgun sequence DNA region includes the following protein-coding sequences:
- a CDS encoding uncharacterized protein (related to Short-chain dehydrogenase/reductase); amino-acid sequence: MSFAKFAKALPPSLSLVGRTALITGSSSGIGRQTALHLARAGASILCTDLQPDPLGAQNSRCEGSRHVPTHQLINKLGGHAHFQRLDVTSEADFKAAIDTSVSFSTNARLDILVNNAGITAFSGGIEHECVHVLEKMMQINIKGVWLGTKLAVQQMLKQEPIAFPADLEQDLDSFNDVPTSVPLRATYAAQTGSPTSTVGRQTGDKGARGSRGTIIQIASIHGLIGGPSEPAYCATKGAVINLTRQVACDYASHRINVNAIAPGYLAGTAMVADISPEIAAQRPTYWPHQGSARDVAHGVLFFARDAPWCTGSILPIDGGTTAR